A single window of Paenibacillus sp. FSL H8-0537 DNA harbors:
- a CDS encoding AraC family transcriptional regulator, with protein sequence MSTFHSISSEVDTPSGSGITSYSFRRGIKLIKTDINIPDNYFRSFELSVPSFELSFCSSGIAENDIQSDVHRFEPGQSHLGLMHPLRANVSYPSSGQLSYIQLFMTPVGMNECLQDIGCASHVDFNYLLGNNHYRFMLGTIEPSTALVLNQIKDSLREGTAVNRLYLECKLLELLALYLDRLVDQRGDGEATSTMRMDDKDKIHLAATLLIQRLDNPPSLLELAKLVGMNDFKLKKGFRQLHDTTVYGYLRDRRMEQALRLLEGRQANVSEAAFAVGYTNVSHFSAAFREKYGINPSKLL encoded by the coding sequence TTGAGCACATTTCACTCTATATCATCAGAAGTAGATACACCCTCAGGCAGTGGCATTACCAGCTACTCCTTTCGCCGCGGCATTAAGCTGATTAAAACGGATATCAACATCCCTGATAACTATTTTCGTTCATTTGAGCTTTCGGTACCGTCATTTGAGCTGAGCTTTTGTTCCAGTGGTATCGCAGAAAACGATATTCAAAGCGATGTGCATCGGTTCGAGCCAGGACAAAGTCATCTTGGATTGATGCATCCATTGCGGGCGAACGTGTCTTATCCTAGCAGCGGACAGCTATCTTATATCCAGCTCTTCATGACCCCGGTTGGCATGAACGAGTGCTTGCAGGATATCGGCTGTGCCAGCCACGTTGATTTTAACTATTTGCTAGGAAATAATCACTATCGATTTATGCTGGGCACGATTGAGCCCTCCACCGCACTGGTGTTGAATCAGATTAAAGATTCGCTCCGCGAAGGAACCGCCGTGAATCGGCTCTATTTGGAATGCAAGCTGCTAGAGCTGCTGGCGCTCTACTTAGACAGGCTGGTTGACCAGCGTGGAGATGGTGAAGCCACCTCCACTATGCGTATGGATGACAAGGATAAAATCCATCTGGCCGCAACCTTGCTTATCCAGCGTCTTGATAATCCTCCATCGCTGCTGGAATTAGCCAAGCTCGTGGGCATGAACGATTTCAAGCTAAAAAAAGGCTTCCGCCAATTGCACGATACGACGGTATATGGTTATTTACGCGACAGACGAATGGAGCAGGCACTGAGGCTGCTGGAAGGCAGACAAGCCAACGTAAGTGAGGCCGCATTCGCCGTCGGCTATACAAATGTTAGCCACTTCTCCGCTGCCTTTCGCGAGAAATATGGCATCAATCCCAGCAAGCTTCTCTAA
- a CDS encoding GNAT family N-acetyltransferase, giving the protein MALFLHDLSEYADDIKIDDTGMHRFDVLDLFFEKDGLTPFFIQADGELIGFILIQSGAYTNPEHADYVLNSFFMLKRYRGKGMGTAAALAFFEGYPGRYCCGQLKRNVPAIKFWKKVYAARKVEYYELEREEDGQPVVEQYFKV; this is encoded by the coding sequence ATGGCTCTTTTTCTGCATGATCTTTCTGAATATGCAGACGATATTAAAATAGATGATACCGGCATGCATCGTTTTGATGTGTTGGACTTGTTTTTTGAAAAGGATGGGCTGACGCCCTTTTTCATCCAAGCGGATGGTGAGCTTATTGGATTTATCCTGATTCAGAGCGGCGCGTATACTAATCCAGAGCATGCTGATTATGTATTAAATTCTTTTTTTATGTTAAAAAGATATCGGGGTAAAGGGATGGGAACGGCTGCAGCATTAGCCTTTTTCGAAGGTTACCCGGGAAGGTATTGCTGCGGGCAATTAAAACGAAACGTTCCGGCGATAAAGTTTTGGAAGAAGGTTTATGCAGCGAGAAAAGTGGAATATTATGAACTGGAAAGAGAAGAGGACGGCCAACCAGTTGTCGAGCAATATTTTAAAGTGTAA
- a CDS encoding YfbR-like 5'-deoxynucleotidase — protein sequence MGIHTYFRSLNDLERIIRTPGKFKFEEHSVSAHSWKVVQYAKTLADIEEQHGVAIDWKKLYEITSSHDYGEIFIGDIKTPVKHYSLELRSMLQQVEDGMVEHFIQDNIPEEFQAIFRRQLREGKDHSVEGLILEVADKMDQVYEAFAELQRGNTEKEFIVMYRYAIIKIKNINLHCVKYFLEHILPDIIHEGTLSPIDIRKITEEALAQGETVVAVL from the coding sequence ATGGGCATTCATACGTACTTTAGATCGCTTAACGATTTAGAACGCATTATCCGTACTCCTGGCAAATTCAAGTTCGAAGAGCACAGCGTGTCGGCTCACTCCTGGAAAGTCGTCCAGTACGCCAAGACGCTAGCCGATATCGAGGAGCAGCACGGCGTCGCGATTGACTGGAAGAAGCTTTATGAAATTACAAGCAGTCATGATTATGGGGAAATTTTTATCGGAGACATTAAGACGCCCGTCAAGCATTATTCCCTTGAACTGCGCTCGATGCTGCAGCAGGTTGAGGATGGCATGGTCGAGCATTTTATTCAGGACAATATTCCCGAGGAATTTCAGGCTATTTTTCGCAGGCAGCTGCGCGAGGGCAAGGACCATTCGGTAGAGGGCCTGATTTTGGAAGTCGCTGATAAAATGGATCAGGTATACGAGGCTTTCGCTGAGCTGCAGCGCGGCAATACCGAGAAAGAATTTATCGTCATGTACCGCTACGCCATCATTAAAATCAAAAACATTAATCTCCACTGCGTAAAGTATTTCCTCGAGCATATTCTGCCGGATATTATTCATGAAGGCACCCTCTCCCCCATCGATATTCGCAAAATAACAGAAGAAGCGCTGGCGCAAGGTGAAACGGTCGTCGCTGTCCTTTAG
- a CDS encoding response regulator — MTIKKLLIVDDEKNIRIGLKTMIEREFPDHYHIRLAIHGEDALAQYESEQADIVITDIRMPVMDGIELIKQVMKQPEEKRKPVFIILSGYDEFTYAKAAIEYQVRDYILKPIRRDELFESLRKSENILQAQAELARKTAEGDKYREQVRMSRLKEWLIQGELMQEQGQELRRDLDIPFEAITLPCHVAVLSYKSENGEALNRDELAPLARSLLGQLGGTVAASFVDSAGRLVLIGDRAAQFHELLRLTGGKELEGLRLGLSTEAARYEDLRSCYKQAEEALHYSFLYPGSRLLQYQDIRAPQRRMHPMPDEDIRKLGNMLGTEREKEIQALLKAIFRIEQLADVDIGYLRQVGKRMNEQVLDEVFRLYGEASIDVLKLYRRVGSMDNFRSFHDYYRSLEHLLYSVNEYVKGIRSAYNEHAEINAAIAYMETNYARPLNMAVVSNYVGLNYSYFSEAFKAHTGESFVLYLKKLRIRRGKGLLESTNDKMQDIGSTLGFESSKQFTRVFKELEGISPQEYRLKVRAAAGLGE, encoded by the coding sequence ATGACGATTAAAAAGCTGCTGATCGTAGACGACGAGAAAAATATAAGAATTGGCCTGAAAACGATGATTGAGCGAGAATTTCCAGATCACTACCATATTCGGCTAGCCATTCATGGAGAGGATGCGCTGGCGCAATATGAGAGCGAGCAGGCCGATATCGTCATTACGGACATTCGCATGCCGGTGATGGATGGCATTGAGCTGATCAAGCAAGTGATGAAGCAGCCGGAGGAGAAGCGAAAGCCTGTTTTTATTATTTTGAGCGGCTATGATGAATTTACTTATGCGAAGGCAGCGATTGAATATCAAGTCAGAGATTATATTTTGAAGCCGATTCGCCGGGATGAGCTGTTTGAATCGCTGCGCAAGAGCGAAAATATTTTGCAGGCTCAGGCTGAGCTTGCACGTAAAACAGCGGAGGGCGACAAGTACCGCGAGCAGGTCCGAATGAGTCGCCTGAAGGAATGGCTCATTCAAGGCGAGCTAATGCAGGAGCAGGGGCAGGAGCTGCGCCGTGACCTAGATATACCATTCGAAGCGATCACCTTGCCATGCCATGTAGCTGTTCTCAGCTATAAATCCGAGAACGGGGAAGCGTTGAACCGCGATGAGCTGGCGCCGCTCGCCCGGAGTCTGCTCGGGCAGTTGGGCGGAACGGTCGCTGCATCCTTTGTGGATAGCGCGGGCAGGCTTGTGCTGATAGGGGACCGGGCAGCGCAGTTTCACGAGCTGCTGAGGCTGACTGGGGGCAAGGAGCTGGAAGGGCTGCGCTTGGGACTAAGCACAGAGGCAGCTAGGTATGAGGATTTGCGCAGCTGCTATAAGCAGGCAGAGGAAGCGCTGCACTATTCCTTTCTATATCCGGGGAGCCGCCTGCTCCAGTATCAGGATATTCGCGCGCCGCAGCGCCGCATGCATCCGATGCCGGATGAAGACATTCGCAAGCTTGGCAATATGCTGGGTACCGAGCGGGAGAAGGAAATTCAAGCACTGCTTAAAGCTATTTTTCGGATCGAACAATTGGCTGATGTAGATATCGGTTATTTGCGCCAGGTGGGCAAGCGAATGAATGAGCAGGTGCTCGATGAGGTGTTTCGCCTATACGGAGAAGCTTCTATTGACGTGCTGAAGCTGTACCGCAGGGTCGGCAGCATGGACAATTTTCGCAGCTTTCATGACTATTACCGCAGTCTGGAGCATTTGCTGTACAGTGTAAATGAGTATGTGAAAGGCATTCGTTCTGCCTATAACGAGCACGCAGAAATCAATGCGGCTATCGCTTATATGGAGACGAACTATGCCCGTCCGCTTAATATGGCGGTTGTCAGCAATTATGTCGGCCTCAATTACTCCTATTTCAGCGAAGCGTTTAAGGCGCATACAGGAGAGAGCTTCGTCTTGTATTTGAAAAAGCTTCGTATCCGCAGAGGCAAGGGACTGCTGGAAAGCACGAATGATAAAATGCAGGATATCGGAAGCACGTTAGGCTTCGAGAGCAGCAAGCAATTTACTCGTGTATTCAAGGAGCTGGAAGGGATTTCTCCACAGGAATACAGGCTTAAGGTTAGAGCCGCTGCCGGCTTGGGGGAATGA
- a CDS encoding ABC transporter permease subunit gives MRHEAQSAAALAASTRAAKRSRWFRKLYGQRHVQVMALFGILWMIIFNYVPMYGIIIAFKEFNIVKPISAAPWVGWSHFQEFFQDESFVNVMRNTLGISLIKLAIGFPLPIIFALFLNEVRSVLFKRSVQTISYLPHFLSWVILGGILTTWLSDVGIVNHVLLALNVIKEPISYLAEPDYFWGIIITSDIWKELGWSAIIYLAAISSVSPEMYEAATIDGAGRFQKMWYVTLPSIKATISILFILAVSGVLNSNFDQILVLRNALNESASNVIDMFVYQTGMQQGRYSYATAVGLFKSVIALILLLIANRVTKKINNTSLF, from the coding sequence ATACGGCACGAAGCACAGTCGGCGGCAGCGCTTGCGGCAAGCACGAGAGCGGCCAAGCGCAGCAGATGGTTCAGGAAGCTGTACGGCCAGAGGCATGTGCAGGTGATGGCATTGTTTGGCATATTATGGATGATTATTTTTAATTATGTTCCCATGTACGGCATTATCATAGCGTTCAAAGAATTTAATATCGTTAAGCCCATCAGCGCGGCTCCTTGGGTAGGCTGGTCGCATTTTCAAGAGTTTTTCCAAGATGAGAGCTTTGTCAATGTGATGCGCAATACGCTGGGCATCAGCTTGATTAAGCTGGCAATCGGCTTTCCGCTGCCGATTATATTCGCTTTATTTTTGAACGAGGTAAGGTCGGTGCTGTTCAAAAGGTCGGTGCAGACGATATCCTATTTGCCGCATTTTCTATCGTGGGTTATCCTTGGCGGCATCCTGACGACTTGGCTGTCGGATGTCGGTATCGTTAACCATGTGCTGTTAGCGCTTAACGTCATTAAGGAACCGATCTCGTATCTGGCAGAGCCCGATTATTTCTGGGGCATTATTATTACCTCGGATATTTGGAAGGAGCTCGGCTGGTCCGCCATTATTTATTTGGCCGCGATTTCGAGCGTATCGCCCGAAATGTATGAGGCCGCTACGATTGACGGGGCGGGCCGCTTTCAAAAAATGTGGTACGTTACACTGCCGAGCATCAAAGCAACGATTTCGATTTTGTTCATTCTGGCAGTCAGTGGCGTCTTGAACTCCAACTTTGATCAAATTTTGGTGCTGAGAAACGCTTTAAATGAAAGCGCAAGCAATGTGATTGATATGTTCGTCTACCAGACAGGCATGCAGCAGGGACGGTATTCCTATGCAACCGCAGTCGGCTTGTTCAAATCCGTTATCGCCCTTATTTTGCTGCTCATCGCCAATCGTGTAACGAAAAAAATCAATAACACATCGTTGTTTTAG
- a CDS encoding ABC-F family ATP-binding cassette domain-containing protein: MSVIRLENVTKKYEEAMIFRDIYFRVSQGERIGLIGRNGAGKSTVFKLIMGKEEPTSGKVEIDPKVKIGYFSQFSEMRGSLSVQQELEMCFEQVALIERELQAVGEKLGLVSDDDEMNDLLARQAELFEQMDHLDGWNVSVEINTVLTKLGFNDRSRHQPIDELSGGWRNRAALAKMLIELPDVVLLDEPTNYLDMEGIAWLEQWLYRFNGAMILISHDRQFIDKVVTQIIEIENYHFQPYDGNYTDYIRKKKLRKKELDRQFEWEEELLLMESEAIDSRASKKSSKDRLSRKLADNKKRAQPNPVNVLITDIYEKLRFPDKLCEVKQIGQTYEERSIFQNISFDIQKEDRLVIVGPNGSGKSTLIKVLTGQEKPESGEVTWEKGVSYAYFNRMWEELDPKDTVSHAVNTYGLGLDAPRKKVNKFLSMLQFSEMDLSKVIGSLSGGQMARVALAKCLLSGAAVIILDEPTNHLDLTSIQVMEQALIHFPGAVVTVSHDRFFIDKIGTKMLVFDPELGITQQNL; the protein is encoded by the coding sequence ATGAGTGTAATTCGGTTGGAAAATGTGACAAAGAAATATGAAGAGGCTATGATTTTTCGCGATATTTATTTTCGCGTGAGCCAGGGGGAAAGAATTGGTCTCATTGGGCGAAATGGGGCCGGCAAGTCGACGGTGTTCAAGCTCATTATGGGGAAAGAAGAGCCAACAAGCGGCAAAGTGGAAATAGATCCGAAGGTGAAAATCGGGTATTTCTCGCAATTTTCAGAAATGCGCGGAAGCCTGTCTGTCCAGCAGGAGCTGGAAATGTGCTTCGAGCAGGTTGCTCTGATTGAACGGGAGCTGCAAGCGGTTGGGGAAAAGCTGGGCTTGGTTTCGGATGATGACGAAATGAATGACCTGCTGGCGAGGCAGGCGGAGCTTTTCGAGCAAATGGACCATTTGGATGGCTGGAACGTTTCCGTCGAGATCAACACGGTTCTGACGAAGCTGGGCTTCAACGATCGTTCACGCCATCAGCCCATCGATGAGTTGTCTGGCGGCTGGAGAAACCGTGCGGCTTTAGCGAAAATGCTAATTGAGCTGCCCGATGTTGTATTGCTTGATGAGCCGACAAACTACTTGGATATGGAAGGCATCGCGTGGCTGGAGCAGTGGCTTTACCGGTTTAATGGCGCCATGATCTTGATCTCACATGATCGGCAGTTTATCGACAAGGTCGTCACGCAAATCATCGAGATTGAAAATTATCATTTTCAGCCATACGATGGCAATTATACGGACTATATTCGCAAGAAGAAGCTGCGCAAGAAGGAGCTTGACCGCCAGTTCGAGTGGGAGGAAGAGCTGCTGCTGATGGAGTCGGAAGCCATCGACAGCCGCGCCAGCAAAAAATCGTCCAAAGATCGGTTATCCCGCAAATTGGCGGATAATAAGAAGCGAGCCCAGCCCAATCCGGTGAACGTGCTGATTACGGATATTTACGAGAAGCTGCGTTTCCCGGACAAGCTGTGCGAGGTCAAGCAAATCGGACAAACCTATGAGGAGCGCTCTATTTTTCAGAACATCAGCTTTGACATTCAGAAGGAGGATCGCCTCGTCATCGTTGGCCCGAACGGGAGCGGAAAGTCCACGCTGATCAAGGTGCTGACGGGGCAGGAGAAGCCTGAATCCGGCGAGGTTACTTGGGAAAAAGGAGTCAGCTACGCGTATTTCAACCGGATGTGGGAGGAGCTTGATCCTAAGGATACGGTGAGCCATGCCGTCAATACGTACGGTCTAGGACTCGATGCTCCGCGGAAAAAGGTAAATAAATTTCTGTCGATGCTGCAATTTTCCGAGATGGATTTAAGCAAAGTCATTGGTAGTCTTTCCGGTGGGCAAATGGCCCGAGTTGCCTTGGCTAAATGCCTGCTTTCAGGTGCAGCGGTTATCATATTGGATGAGCCGACGAATCATCTGGATTTAACGAGCATTCAGGTGATGGAGCAGGCGCTGATTCATTTTCCTGGCGCTGTCGTTACCGTAAGCCATGACCGGTTTTTCATTGATAAAATTGGCACAAAGATGCTGGTGTTCGACCCGGAATTAGGTATTACGCAGCAAAATCTATAA
- a CDS encoding carbohydrate ABC transporter permease — protein MLSLKRKTKGEAAFDFFNGFGMLLVCFATLYPIWYVLVNAFNEGQDGMRGGIYWWPRVFSIESFEAVFQSAGIMTAMGITVAKTLLGVLLHVFFTAMVAYAFSRRGLIGGKIYILLGTVTLFFGGGLIPTYLLIRDLHLLDNFLVYIIPAMFSFFDLIIFMTFFREIPDGLEEAAKIDGANDWGIFLKVVLPVSLPVIATIALFHGVYQWNDYFAGVIYMNNMDLQPIQTYLYRVVAQSSSNQMVAAIPGGVGKTVTSQSIKLATMVVTTLPIVLVYPFLQKYFVKGMMIGSIKG, from the coding sequence TTGCTCAGTTTGAAACGAAAAACAAAGGGAGAAGCGGCATTCGACTTCTTCAACGGCTTTGGCATGCTGCTCGTGTGCTTTGCGACCCTGTATCCCATCTGGTACGTTCTCGTGAATGCATTCAATGAAGGGCAGGACGGCATGCGCGGCGGCATTTACTGGTGGCCACGGGTGTTCAGCATAGAAAGCTTCGAGGCGGTATTCCAGAGCGCGGGCATTATGACGGCAATGGGCATTACGGTAGCGAAAACGCTGCTTGGCGTACTGCTGCATGTTTTTTTCACCGCGATGGTAGCCTATGCATTTTCTCGCAGAGGGCTGATCGGCGGCAAGATTTACATTTTATTGGGCACGGTCACCTTGTTTTTCGGCGGCGGCCTGATCCCTACCTATTTGCTGATTAGAGATTTGCATCTGCTGGACAATTTTCTCGTGTACATTATTCCAGCGATGTTCAGCTTCTTCGATCTTATTATTTTCATGACCTTCTTCCGGGAAATTCCGGATGGGCTGGAGGAAGCGGCGAAAATCGACGGAGCGAATGACTGGGGCATTTTCCTCAAGGTGGTGCTGCCCGTATCGCTGCCGGTCATTGCGACGATTGCGCTGTTCCATGGGGTCTATCAGTGGAATGACTATTTTGCCGGCGTCATCTATATGAACAACATGGATTTGCAGCCGATCCAAACGTATTTGTACCGGGTAGTAGCACAGTCCAGTTCGAATCAGATGGTTGCCGCCATTCCGGGAGGCGTCGGCAAAACGGTTACGTCGCAGTCGATCAAGCTGGCAACGATGGTCGTCACGACGCTTCCGATTGTGCTGGTCTATCCTTTCCTGCAAAAGTATTTTGTCAAAGGCATGATGATTGGCTCTATTAAGGGCTAG
- a CDS encoding histidine kinase, translating to MDWRAFCRLQASQGLGREDGSEPNVGRQIQSYFQTTAYWLGRRSMQSRLVAAYIFILLFPSMVVSNYLFGEIRDSHINDTLRQGQYLVELEKVNILNQIEAMELAAQLTLLSADITGYVSAHKEFTTEELLDLYRGPLTDVINIQTNNPNIAHLRLFADNDYISEMWPIVFHERRIQKEPWYSELAELGGKELWVFKEEDADILHRNVTDVHNQLPKVSLMRVVRAGNERIGVIQVEMLLKHFAPKAFASLQDEGSQMMLADSKGSIVLDELQAFAGTGSNPRLRTAIKENFAAMKVLGQQEIRFAVDDHPYLLIRTPVEQAEADLLHIISLELVYERVSHAQFRIMAVNVGLIGLLSIITYMMNAIILKNLRRLTEAMKKVRRGETPAGLPLSGGGEIGELAFHFNKMMQTINELIAQGVRKKALTKEAELRTLHSQIDSHFLYNTLENIKMLAEIENQRTISDSLTSLGGMMRYNFKWSGEYVRLQDEIRHIQNYIAVMNIRFDEPIVLEPSIEPDLLEVEMLKMSLQPIVENALKHAWPELGEQQRLIQIAAFEQSDSVIVITLRDNGAGIASGPLALLNERIQLERAGERLMDEYERSAKPLYGIGLRNVHQRIRIYYGKPYGLQVRSEEGHFTEVIITLPKVLIAGGGNDD from the coding sequence ATGGACTGGCGCGCTTTTTGCCGCCTGCAAGCAAGTCAGGGGCTGGGCCGCGAAGATGGAAGTGAGCCTAACGTGGGAAGGCAAATTCAGAGCTATTTTCAAACGACGGCTTATTGGCTGGGCAGAAGATCGATGCAAAGCCGTCTGGTCGCCGCGTATATTTTTATATTGCTGTTTCCTAGCATGGTGGTGTCGAATTATTTGTTTGGTGAAATTAGAGACAGCCATATTAATGATACGCTTAGGCAGGGGCAGTATTTGGTGGAGCTGGAGAAGGTAAATATACTTAACCAAATCGAAGCGATGGAGCTGGCAGCCCAGCTTACGCTTCTAAGCGCGGATATTACCGGCTATGTGTCTGCACATAAGGAGTTTACGACGGAGGAGCTGCTCGATTTGTACCGGGGGCCGCTAACCGATGTTATCAATATTCAAACGAACAATCCGAACATCGCCCATTTGCGCCTGTTTGCAGACAATGACTATATATCGGAAATGTGGCCGATCGTGTTTCATGAGCGGCGTATTCAGAAGGAGCCTTGGTATTCAGAGCTAGCGGAGCTCGGCGGCAAGGAGCTGTGGGTGTTTAAGGAGGAGGATGCCGATATTTTGCACCGCAATGTGACGGATGTCCATAACCAACTGCCGAAGGTTTCCCTGATGCGGGTCGTCCGGGCAGGCAACGAGCGGATTGGCGTCATTCAGGTGGAAATGCTGCTGAAGCATTTTGCGCCAAAGGCATTTGCCAGCTTGCAGGATGAGGGCTCGCAGATGATGCTGGCCGACAGCAAGGGAAGCATTGTGCTTGATGAGCTCCAAGCTTTCGCGGGTACAGGCAGCAATCCGAGGCTGCGAACAGCCATTAAGGAGAATTTCGCTGCAATGAAGGTGCTTGGGCAGCAGGAAATACGTTTTGCGGTGGATGATCATCCTTATTTGCTCATTCGTACGCCCGTGGAGCAAGCGGAAGCAGATTTACTCCATATTATTTCCTTGGAGCTCGTGTATGAACGCGTATCACATGCGCAATTTCGAATTATGGCGGTTAATGTAGGGCTGATTGGCTTGCTGTCTATCATTACGTATATGATGAATGCCATTATTCTCAAAAATTTGCGGCGCTTGACCGAAGCGATGAAGAAGGTTCGGCGGGGCGAGACGCCGGCGGGGCTGCCCCTGAGCGGGGGCGGGGAAATCGGCGAGCTGGCATTCCATTTTAACAAAATGATGCAAACGATTAATGAACTAATTGCCCAAGGCGTAAGAAAGAAGGCACTGACGAAGGAAGCGGAGCTGCGGACGCTGCACAGCCAGATCGACTCCCACTTCTTGTACAATACGCTGGAAAATATTAAAATGCTGGCCGAAATTGAAAACCAGCGCACCATCTCTGACTCACTTACGTCGCTAGGCGGCATGATGCGCTACAACTTCAAGTGGTCAGGCGAATATGTGCGCTTGCAGGATGAAATTCGCCATATTCAAAACTATATTGCTGTCATGAATATTCGCTTTGACGAGCCAATCGTTCTTGAGCCGAGCATCGAGCCGGACTTGCTGGAGGTGGAGATGCTTAAAATGTCCTTGCAGCCAATCGTTGAAAATGCGCTTAAGCACGCCTGGCCAGAGCTGGGGGAGCAGCAGCGCCTTATCCAGATTGCTGCTTTTGAGCAATCGGATAGCGTAATTGTCATTACACTGCGCGATAATGGCGCAGGAATCGCTTCTGGGCCGCTTGCGCTGCTCAATGAACGCATCCAGCTGGAACGGGCGGGCGAGCGCCTGATGGATGAATATGAACGAAGCGCAAAGCCGTTGTACGGCATAGGGCTGCGCAATGTGCATCAGCGCATTCGCATCTATTACGGCAAGCCCTATGGCTTGCAGGTACGCAGCGAGGAAGGCCATTTTACTGAAGTCATCATAACGCTGCCCAAGGTGTTGATTGCAGGAGGAGGGAATGACGATTAA
- a CDS encoding extracellular solute-binding protein, whose protein sequence is MVKQPALKRLLVLPLAAALVFTAACSSNSNTNEGATNGSTPSASAEVKLTQEDKGWEVDKSPITFDWYINFSWFPNKWGLDDTSKYITEKTGVDINFIVPAGNEAEKMNTMIASGSLPDFITLGWYEDAVKKMIEGDMVLPLNELADQYDPYFYKVTDPAKLAWYKQEDGHIYGYPNASSSPKDYEKFGDSITSTQTFLVRKDMYEAIGSPDMRTTEGFLQALAAAKAKFPDINGQPLIPLGMYDFNEKGNSSLQAYIQNFLAIPYEKDGQLYDRDTDAEYVKWLKTMRQANENGLLSKDIFIDKRPQMEEKIAQGRYFAMLYSRSDLANQQNALFANDPNSIYIAVDGPANAAQAQATLAGPSISGWTVTLISKNVKDKARAIRFLDYLISEEGQRDMFFGKQGVTWDTIDGKAQFLPNVLELLNSDRGAFDKKYGASHTFWMLMDTNLTPEWSPPAVEPFKQMEDWTRGKALSLSQFDQLDPTGASEEGIMKTKLDHEFGKALPRLLLAKSDAEFDSLWQEYLSKRDALGFGTVQAYKQKKYEENVAKLAAFIN, encoded by the coding sequence ATGGTTAAACAACCCGCATTAAAACGTTTGCTGGTGCTGCCGCTTGCCGCTGCTCTCGTATTTACGGCAGCCTGCTCATCAAACAGCAATACGAACGAGGGGGCAACGAATGGGAGCACACCTTCTGCTTCTGCTGAGGTGAAGCTGACGCAGGAGGATAAAGGCTGGGAAGTGGATAAAAGCCCGATTACGTTCGATTGGTATATTAATTTCTCGTGGTTTCCTAATAAGTGGGGCCTAGATGACACATCCAAGTATATTACGGAGAAAACAGGCGTAGACATTAACTTCATCGTCCCTGCTGGAAATGAGGCGGAGAAGATGAATACGATGATTGCCTCTGGCAGCCTGCCTGATTTCATTACGCTCGGCTGGTACGAGGATGCCGTCAAGAAGATGATAGAAGGCGACATGGTGCTTCCACTTAATGAGCTGGCTGACCAGTATGATCCTTATTTCTACAAGGTGACAGACCCGGCGAAGCTCGCCTGGTACAAGCAAGAGGACGGCCATATCTATGGGTATCCGAACGCCTCCTCCTCGCCGAAGGATTACGAGAAGTTTGGCGACAGCATCACCTCTACACAGACGTTCCTCGTACGCAAGGACATGTATGAGGCCATCGGCAGCCCGGATATGCGGACAACGGAAGGTTTCCTTCAAGCATTGGCTGCTGCAAAAGCGAAATTTCCCGACATTAACGGCCAGCCGTTAATTCCGCTGGGGATGTATGATTTTAATGAAAAGGGAAACAGCTCGCTGCAAGCTTATATTCAAAACTTCTTGGCTATTCCATATGAAAAGGATGGACAGCTGTATGATCGCGACACAGACGCTGAATATGTAAAATGGCTCAAGACGATGCGCCAAGCGAATGAAAACGGCCTGCTCTCGAAAGACATATTCATCGATAAGCGCCCGCAAATGGAGGAGAAAATCGCCCAAGGCCGTTACTTTGCGATGCTGTATTCGAGGTCTGATCTGGCTAACCAGCAAAATGCGCTATTTGCAAACGATCCTAACTCCATTTATATTGCGGTGGATGGGCCAGCTAATGCTGCGCAGGCTCAGGCAACGCTTGCAGGGCCATCCATTTCCGGCTGGACCGTTACCCTCATCTCCAAAAATGTGAAGGATAAAGCGCGGGCTATCCGTTTCCTGGACTACCTCATTTCCGAAGAGGGCCAGCGGGATATGTTTTTCGGCAAGCAGGGCGTAACCTGGGATACAATAGACGGGAAAGCCCAATTTCTTCCTAATGTATTGGAGCTGCTTAATTCCGACCGTGGGGCCTTTGATAAAAAATATGGCGCCTCCCATACCTTCTGGATGCTGATGGATACGAATTTGACGCCGGAATGGTCGCCGCCAGCCGTTGAGCCATTCAAGCAGATGGAGGACTGGACGCGCGGGAAGGCGCTCAGCCTGTCGCAATTTGATCAGCTTGATCCGACGGGGGCTTCGGAGGAAGGCATTATGAAGACGAAGCTGGATCATGAATTTGGCAAGGCGCTTCCGAGGCTGCTGCTTGCGAAGTCAGATGCCGAGTTCGATAGCTTATGGCAGGAGTATTTGAGTAAGCGCGATGCTCTTGGCTTTGGCACCGTTCAGGCCTATAAGCAGAAAAAATATGAAGAGAACGTAGCGAAGCTGGCAGCATTCATTAACTAA